The Chryseolinea soli nucleotide sequence CGTTACCTTCAACGGTCAGCCCGTCAAGGCGGGAACTTACAGAATGTACGCCATCCCCGGCGCCGACAGCTTCGAGATCATGTTAAACACCGAGCTCGGCAAATCCGGCGCCGAAATGCCCGACCATCAATTCGACATTCTGCAAACAAAAGTTCCAGTCGCCACCGCCTCCACATCCGTAGAAAAATTCACGATTTCCATGGCCGAGGCCCAACAAGGCATTGACGCCGTCTTCGAATGGAGCACCATCCGGTTTGTCATCCCTATACGTCCACAATAAAAATTAAAGCGGCGCACGTCTTAGAAATGCGTGAAAGCAGGTGACTTGTGCCTGGCGTGCATCAAGTGATCAAACTTGCGAACAGCAAAGCGATCACACCTTCTCCCGTAAATTCTCCACCATCCTGACCACCGCGCCCAACTGTGAATTCGAGGACTTCTTCAATTGATCCAGCACGACTACCGAAATAACCTTCGGCCAGAACAACCGCGAATTGACGTCGCCGGCTTTTGCTTCGATGGAGGCGATCTGTTGTCCCAATGCCTGTTGCAACGCCGGCGGCACATCCGGATCTTGCGACAGCGCCTTGAGCTTGATCAGTCCTGCCTGGATGCGATGGTTCTGCAG carries:
- a CDS encoding DUF2911 domain-containing protein, encoding MNKKVLIGIVLLATIAAGFFIYRATRPSPPGSVELTVGDLTVSVSYSRPSVRGRLIFGPEEQKALQPFGTYWRLGANKATQITLSSNVTFNGQPVKAGTYRMYAIPGADSFEIMLNTELGKSGAEMPDHQFDILQTKVPVATASTSVEKFTISMAEAQQGIDAVFEWSTIRFVIPIRPQ